The following proteins are encoded in a genomic region of Marasmius oreades isolate 03SP1 chromosome 10, whole genome shotgun sequence:
- a CDS encoding uncharacterized protein (CAZy:GH3) has protein sequence MTPVKLTDELKKEIGQHFIFGFHTQDLSSDIKTLIGPPYYVGNVIFMKRNVHDALQVKRLIRDLQEHAKNSGHEMPLLIGTDQENGLVSAFSSKTTVTQFPGAMALASTDSESITEQVYSASGKELNLLGVHWVYAPVADINIDKRNPVIGVRSFGDDPQRVSKFVTAAARGLIKSGIAPAVKHFPGHGDTHVDSHLALPKIMKDKETITRVELVPFQRVFDEAKNNSSLGGLLTVMTSHHALPVITGSDEPCSLSKTITTGLLREEMGFQGVVVTDCLEMDAIAATKQDGGAQGIGANAERESGWDGGCGTEEGVVRALEAGADIAMVCHTMERHVGSVKKVWGAVESGRISMEDIRKGGERIKRLKEVVFGDVDPWKRALEGNSSFEEDWKRAKEESKRISEEAYGKSIVVIQDMNGILPLKRGRTVLYTPENESYNKAVDDAEGVLRTKGGQLRNTAGAFFLSFASSIKERVGVLDHVVYLKNDPHEVNVKALEDVDQIIFALKNADRGKWQITALREVLRRADSSTKVVVLSSSTPYDLDDVELGVPFVHLASSEYTAEALEATTSVIFGERKAPGSLSVVL, from the exons ATGACACCAGTAAAGCTGACGGATGAATTGAAGAAAGAGATAGGTCAG CACTTCATATTCGGATTCCATACCCAAGACCTCTCGTCTGATATCAAAACACTCATTGGACCACCCTATTACGTCGGCAATGTCATTTTCATGAAGAGAAACGTTCACGACGCATTGCAAGTCAAAAGACTGATTCGAGATTTACAAGAGCACGCAAAGAATTCTGGACATGAGATGCCTCTGCTTATTGGAACTGATCAGGAAAATG GCCTCGTTTCAGCTTTCAGCTCAAAGACCACGGTTACCCAATT TCCTGGAGCTATGGCGTTAGCATCTACAGACTCTGAAAGCATCACAGAACAAGTTTACTCTGCATCAGGGAAGGAACTGAATCTTCTCGGCGTACATTGGGTCTATGCTCCAGTTGCGGACATCAATATTGACAAGCGTAATCCAGTCATTGGCGTTAGGAGTTTTGGGGATG ACCCCCAACGAGTCTCTAAGTTCGTCACCGCAGCAGCTCGAGGTCTAATAAAGTCAGGGATAGCTCCCGCTGTCAAGCATTTCCCTGGACACGGTGACACACACGTCGATTCACATCTGGCACTTCCGAAGATCATGAAAGATAAAGAAACGATAACTCGAGTCGAACTTGTACCGTTTCAGCGAGTGTTTGATGAGGCGAAGAACAATTCCTCATTGGGTGGCCTGCTTACCGTGATGACATCCCACCATGCACTACCCGTCATCACTGGATCCGACGAGCCATGTTCGTTGTCAAAGACGATCACTACTGGTTTGTTAAGGGAGGAAATGGGGTTTCAAGGGGTTGTGGTGACGGATTGTTTGGAAATGGATGCTATCGCTGCTACAAAGCAAGATGGTGGCGCTCAAGGTATTGGAGCAAACGCTGAGCGCGAATCAGGGTGGGACGGTGGATGTGGTACGGAAGAAGGTGTCGTTAGAGCTTTGGAGGCAGGAGCTGATATAGCTATGGTCTGTCATACCATGGAAAGGCATGTGGGTTCGGTGAAGAAAGTTTGGGGTGCTGTAGAAAGCGGAAGAATCAGTATGGAGGATATCAGGAAGGGAGGGGAGAGGATCAAGCGATTGAAGGAAGTGGTATTTGGTGATGTTGACCCGTGGAAGCGGGCTCTGGAAGGCAATAGTAGTTTCGAGGAAGATTGGAAGAGGGCAAAGGAGGAAAGTAAGCGAATAAGCGAGGAGGCGTATGGGAAGAGCATTGTCGTCATACAGGACATGAATGGGATTTTACCGCTCAAAAGGGGTAGGACTGTGCTTTATACCCCCGAGAACGAGAGCTACAATAAGGCGGTCGACGACGCGGAAGGTGTTCTACGAACGAAGGGCGGTCAATTAAGGAACACTGCCGGGGCTTTTTTCCTGTCTTTCGCCTCGTCAATCAAGGAAAGAGTCGGAGTGTTGGACCATGTCGTATATCTCAAGAACGATCCTCACGAAGTCAATGTCAAGGCACTAGAAGATGTAGATCAGATCATTTTCGCCTTGAAGAACGCGGACCGAGGAAAATGGCAGATCACTGCGTTGAGGGAAGTTCTGCGTCGAGCGGACAGTTCGACGAAAGTCGTCGTCCTTTCGTCGAGTACCCCTTATGACCTGGATGACGTTGAGCTAGGAGTACCATTCGTACACTTGGCGAGCAGTGAATATACGGCCGAAGCGCTGGAAGCGACCACTTCGGTGATATTTGGGGAACGAAAGGCTCCGGGTTCATTGTCAGTGGTTCTGTAA